The genomic window ttttaatatgttttgttttgttgtttaaattatttgaaactataaaattaggattaattgaattctaaaattttgttaatttaaaaggatatttttgtctaatcaaataaaagaaggatgtttaagattttttataaaattaaataaaaaatatttttttatttttatttaatttaagtaTTTTTGTTTAATCGAATAAAGTAAGgatgtttaagactttttataaaattaaataaaaaatatatttttatttttatttaattaaagggtgtattagtaaaagtggtaatataatatatatttaaaaaaacaaaaattaaatgttGATGTGGAAAATAAATTCCACGTGAATTGTTATTATTTGTtcatattttaaacgtatcggtacgtatgaatttatcatcgtaccgtagcaaacaccaaagaagttttattattttactaaaaatagtgaaaattaatttattaaagtCAATAATACGGAAAAACTAAATCACCCCAAATTTAAGATGCGGGATTAATTAAATGggtctaactttttttttttatgaacagGGGTCGAGGacccaacaaaaacaaaaaaactaacTATAACCCCTTACAAAAGGAATACCCGAACAATTATGTGCCAACATATGGAGGATGTCAGGAGGAGCAGCATCAAAGAGGTGGACACCAAAAGACAACTCATGTCCTTTCTTGGCAAGATGATCCGCTACAAAATTTGCTTCACGAAGAGTATGGGACCATTGAATGTTAGGAATACGATCCGCTAAGATACAGATATCAGCAACCAGAGGAGCACAAGGATGGGAATCAGGACACCCTTTCTTGATGAAGTTTAAAGCTAAGATAGAATCTGACTCCACAGTGATATTCGTGATATTATTAGCAGTCGCAACTTGTAAGCCATGAATAATACCCCAGAGTTCTGCTTGTATTATAGAGCAGCTCCCCAAATTGCAAGTGAACCCCTTCAAAAAGTGACCATAACACCACCACAAGCAGCACCATTTGAGTGAGAAACAAACGAACCATCCACATTGAGCTTAAGACAGCCCTCTATAGGAGGAACCAGTGAACCAATCTACTTTCTGTCGGAGCATTAGATTGAGAATGTTAAAACTTATTGATAAGTTTATTGAACTCACTATGACGTACCCTCACTTGAGCCAGTCGCATAGAAGCTGGGGTATTATCATTGTCAAAAATAAACTTATTACGAAAATACCATAGGGAGGAGATAGTAACTCCAAAGAGACAAGGCCGATCTCCTTTCCAGGTAAGATTTAGCATCAACTAGTCATAAAGGTTCAGATTGAAGAAACACACAAGACCAACGTTACGTAAAAGGGGAACCCAGATTCTCCTAGCAAACTGACAATCTTGGAGGACATGAATGATGGATTCGTCACAAGTGTTGCAACGCGGAAAGGTTGCAGTGTTGGAAAGGTGACGTCGGGTTCTTTCCAAATTTGTCAAGATAGCACCATGAGAGATCAACCACATAAAAGACCGGATTCTTTCGGGTCCTTTCAAgaccagatcaggctgaacaacCTATCATTTTGACTAGAAGAGTCTCCATTGAGCTTCTGGTATGTCTTTTTCAGGTTGAAGGCTCCATCTGAGAAAAGGTTCCAAGCAATATGATCACTTTGTTTCCAAGGTGGGGGGTGCAATAGCCACTATCTTTTTAATAACATCCTCGACCAGCCAAGTCTCTAGCTTTCCCACGTCCCAGTTCCCTATGACCAAAAGAAAGTCCGTAAGAAAACTAGACTCATCAATATTACAACTAACCTGATTCGCATGTTGCAGCAACGGCCCTAACTCAGGGACCCAGTTATGGttccaaaaattaattttagatCCATCTCCAATTCTCCAGATGTGATTCTGTTGAACTTCAGGCCAAACTTTGCAAATGCCTTTCCAAAAATTTGATTCTTGTCTCTTCCTTTCTACTCTTGGAATAATATCATTCCCTCCATTGTATTTTGAGAGAACCACCTTCGCCCAAAGAGAATCCCTCCTTTCTACTAGGCCCCAACCCGCTTTCACTATGAAAGCATGGTTCATAGTGCTGGCGTGGTGAGTACCTAACCCTCCAGACTTTTTAGGCTTGCAAACTTTATCCCAGCTTAGAAGGTGAATCCTTCTGGAGCTGTTAGTTTCACCCCAAATAAAACTTCTGCATTTACGATCAATAACATTACAAGTAGAGACAGGTAACAAAGCAGTTTGCATAGTATAAGTaggtaaagaagaaagaacataTTTCACCAGAATCGCTCTGCCAGCTAAGGATAAGGATGAGGCCTTCCAAGAATTTAATCTCGCATTCAAATTTTTAATGATATCATTGAAAGTGCTTCGAAACTTTAGAATGTAGGAGAGGAACCCCCAAGTATTTACCGAGATCATTCGTCCCGGAGAAGTGCAGAGCACTACTGACTTCGGCGCGCACATTGTTACCCAAATTCCTGGAGAAGAAAACTCTAGTTTTTTCCTGGCTAACTCTCTTACCAGAACTATCACAAAAGGCTACCAAGCACTTGTTAATAATCTTAGCTTGTTCAAGTCTAGCTTCTGAGAAGAGAATGAGATCATCCGCAAAACACTTCAGGCCCATCCCTTTTAAGGCGAATAGGTTTCCAGAAGCCATGATCAACTGCCGCATTAATGAGCTGAAAGAGCCGTTCTATACAGAGGACAAAAATATAAGGGGAGATAAGGTCTCCTTGGTGAATGCCTCTAGAAGGAGTAAATTCATAAAGTTCTTCATCGTTCCATAAAACTCTCATTCTGGCTGTAGAAATGCAATGAGGAATAAGATTAACCATCTGAGAAGGAAAACCAATATTCTTGAGCGTGTCTTCAACAAAGCTCCACTTGAGCCTATTATAAGCATTCTCCAAATCAATTTTGATAGCCATCCACCCTCTCGAACCTTTCTTATTTCTCATTGAATGAATCACCTCTTGAGCAATAATAATATTGTCAGATCTCTGTCTTCCTGGAACAAAGCTACATTGGGTGGGTTGGACAATCTTGTTCACGAGCTTCCACAGTCGATTAGCAATAATCTTGGTAACCACTTTATAATTAACATTACAAAGACTGATGGGGCGCATTTGCCTTAGGCTAGTAACTGGGTCAGATTTAGAAATAAGGGTGATAAGGGTTTCATTAATTTTCCCAACTTTCTCCGGCTCCACGAAAATTTGTTGCACCAAGGAGCACAGATCAGTTCCAACACGATCCCACTGACTTTGATAAAAAACAACTTGGAGGCCATCTCTTCCCGGTGGTTTAAAACTTcccatattaaaaataacttcCTTAATCTCCATATTAGAAACCATGTTGCCGATCTGGTTGAGCTCTTCACTACTAACGTTAGGGAAGGAATTATTGAGGATGAAAGAAACATCAGGCAGGGAGTCCTTATAAAGATCCACAAAAAAATCCTTAGCTAAGTCTTCTAATAACTTTGGCTCAGTGATCAGATTACCAAAATCATCAATGAGGGAAGTTACTTTATTCCTTCTTCTCCTAACCATGGTTGGGCCATGAAAAAATATAGTGTTTCGGTCGCCAAATTCAATCCACTTGCATCTTGATTTTTGAAACCAAAGTAATTCTTCATGAGTCAGAACCTCCTCATACTCTTCCCAAAGCTAATTCTAAAGGTTCTCCAGAAAATAATTACGATTAACACTAGTAGCCAAACTGGAGGCAATACCTTGAAGCCTTCTCAAGAGAGTTCTTTTTCTCTTGAAAATATCCCCAAAAATATTTGTATTCCAATCTTTTAAAGAATTTTTAAAGCTGACAACACCACTGTTCCAAGAAGAAGAGACATCCCAGGAATTAGAAACCAAATTTGAAAAATCCGGATGCGCCAGCCAAGCCGCGACAAAACGAAAAGGCCTCCGATTTCTATTCTGAAAGGAAGCAGTGTGTAGTTGCAGACAAATAGGAGAGTGATCAGAATTAAAATTGGGCAAATGCCTTAGGATGCCCTCAGGGAACGATAATTTCCACTCCAAATTGTTCAAACCTCTATCCAATCTCTCAACAATGTTACCTCTTCTCCAAGTAAACGGCCAACCCACAAAACCCAGATCAATAAGCCCACAGTCTGAGATACATCTCTGAAAATCAGGACAAGCACTATGAACAATATTAGTAGAGCCTCCCCTTTGTTCATAATCGTGAAGCGTAGCATTAAAATCACCTAGAAGACACCAAGGAATGGTAATGTTACCCGCCAGGGACCGCAAATTACTCCAAAGGATTCTTCTGTTAACGCGATGGGGGCTACCATACACCGCAGATAGGAGCCAGGGGGTCGAGTCACCACCAACAACCTTGAGATGCACCATCTGGCTATTATGATCCAGGACATCAATCTTCCAAGTACCAGAGTCCTAGAGGCACCAGATCCCACCAGATCTGCCATTAGCTTCAACAATGAAAGAGCTATCGAACCCTATATTATTCCTAATCCAAACGCCACGCGACCCATTGATCTGAGGCTCTAACAGAATAATAAAATTATCACTATATTCTTTTCTGAGGTCTCTAATAAGAGAGTGAAAAAATTTATCACCGGCACCCCGACAATTCCAACAGATAACATTCATTATAACAAGCAAAAAAGGATAGGGGAGTCACCAGCGATAACGTTACACCTGGGTATGAGACCCTGACTTTCTATTCTGCTTACCAAGGGATAAATCCCTCTCTTTGATTTTTTTACCACCAAAATCAATCATACTCTCATCTGGGGGCCTATCAAGATCTTTCCCTGGACTCCGCGCAGCCTCTATTTCCATATGAGAGTCAAAGGAGCTTGCATTCATCAGTAGAGGATTATTCCTCACCACAAAACCTTCACAACATGTAGCAACTTGCTTCATAGGAACAAAAGCCTCATTCTGCTCTCTTTGAAGTTTTCACATATACTCCAGCACTATCCCTTCCATATCATTAGTTTCACGAGACTTTTTCGTAGGAGACACTGTGACAATGCTCTTGGAAGCTTCAGGAGAGGAGGAAGGATTCTTGATGAGCATTTTAGGATTAGGCTTTAACCCTTTTTTAAATCCTTGTGGCCCAACTTATTAAAGGGGCCTTTTTACCACTTTGTGGATTTTTACCTGCACCAGCCCGTAAGAGTTTTTTTTGGGTAATTTGACTCTTATTATTCACTATCAAGGCCTTTGCATGGAATTATTGGCCGAAGAATTCATTCCTTCCTCATTCAAAGTAATAAAACGTGAGCCATTAGCATTGGTGGGCATATCTTCATCATATTCTCTTTCTTGATTATTAGGTAGATCTTGACCAATCATGCCTCCAATGTTCCCTTGATTATTCATGCCCTTTTTCCGCCTAAAGTTACGTTTAACTAACATCCATGGCCCAAAATCAGGGAAAATTTGATTCCCTTGATTACCACCGCTAGAATCTTGATTCTTTCCATTTTGGTTCTCAGTCTCGACGGATGGTGGGTCTTCGAAAGCCATAGTGTTCCCTTCCGCGCCGGCTTTCTGGCCCGCCGTCTTTTCCACCGGCTCATCAGTGCACAAATCAGACCTGTGACCATACTTGCCGCAGGAGAAGCAAATTTGGTGCAGTCGTTCATATTCAATATAGAGTTCTGATCCAAGAACCGAGATCCTAAGGACAAGTTTTTTGGCAAGATCAATTTCGACACAAATCCTAGCAAAGCGTCCTCTTGAATGGATTGAGGTTGACCGGTCAGTTTTGAGCATGTGGCCAATAGTAGACCCAACTCTCCATAGAAATTTATGGTTATAGAGCTCAATAGGGAGGTTTGGTATCCGAATCCAGGCAGCAATTTTTCTCACTGCTTTCTCAGATTCTAAGAAAAAAGGTCGCCATCTTTGCACAATGAGATAGTGTCCGGCAATCATCCAAGGTCCTTCCATTAAAGCATGAGAGTAGTCTTCCGCATCTAcaaaatgaacaaaaaaataatCACGATCCATATCAATAACATTAATAGAGCCTTTCTTACCCCAGTCTCTCTTTAAACGCTGTTCCATAAATCCTAAGCCAATTCTTTTTCCCAAAAGCTTGACATAGAGTGCGGATCTCCATGGTTTACACCACTCATCGAACTCTTCCTTCGAAATAGGAATGGTGGGACAAggattgaacggttcttcttcaTGGGTGTCTTTATTCGTATCTTGGTACCATCTATTCTCTGGATCCAGAATGTCTTCATTAACCTCTTCCATGTCAACATACTCATCCTCAATGATAGAGCCCGCCACGGTGAGAAGCGAATCCTTATACAAGATTTTGGAAGCTCCCGACTTATTTCCATCACAAGGACCAGTAACTTCCATGTCCTCGCTTGGTTGATTAAGATCAACCTGGCATGCGTTTTCACCTTTTTGGTGCTACGCTGCACCAAGTCTTCTTCTTGCTTAGAAACCCTAGCGGAGCCTTCCTTAGTCTAACTAATTCTTAAAAACTAACTCATAAGACAAGTTAAAGATTTTANGTGacgaaataatatatatataaaacacaaaatttaaaacaattataaTATATagcatttaatatttattaaataagaaTATTCAATAAATACAATACGTTATTATTCATTAAAACAATTTCAAATACGAATAAATtccaaataataaaaaagaacacccaaaaaataaaaaaaaatgataaaacttcaatttttttttatatcctTGGAAAACCTTTTGATGATATCCGTTAATGACTCTTTCAACTGCACTTTTGATGATAATTTGCTCTTTCTACACATTTTGTTTGATTTGTTGCAGAGCATAGTTGTTGGATTGAATATCCATATTAGCCTTATGCAATGCGCAAGAACAATTTACAGCACCAACATCATCTGCAATGCACAGAGACTTTCTGATCCCATCTTGTTGGAACCAAATGGATCTGTTGTGAACCAATTCAGCAACAAAAGAATCCAACATTTGAATGGTAACATGTTGCATGACAACAACATGTGCGATGTTTCCATTGCAAGCCAAACTCCACCTACTCACAAACTCATCATCAAGAGGCTTCTCAAACACAACCGTGTTACTAAACTCATTCAGCATTGCTCCAATTCCAGCATCTCCCAGTTGATCCTTTAAGTAACGTGCATTCCTTATGCAATTTTCAACTTCATTCTTGATTCCCATTATGCCCTTTTTCTGCAGATTATACCAAAGGAAGATTGGAGCATGGCCACTGCGGCTACCTGTGATTGTTGCATCCCTTGATGCAATGTATCCTATGTCTCTTGATAGGGCATTTATGTAATTTAAACGAGCTATTACAACGCCACAAGGAATTGGGCATCCCAAGAACTTGTGTCCAGAAATTGTTATGCTTCCAATGGGTTTCTTGAATGTTATCTTTGGTCCCTGTGCCATTATTCACCCACAATTTTGTTAACGTATTAGATTCTTAACACTTTTTTTTATactgtcacaaaaaaaaaattataaaaaaaaaaagttggaaaacatataaaaaattagGATAATTCATATgaagaaatgaaataaaatttattattatttgaatgaattaaatcaaataaaattatcTGAATGTTCTCCTTCTATGTTATTAAGTTCGATTTAAGCTATTTCATATAAATCGAATTGAGTATATTCGATTTATGTGAACCTCTAGTTAATCGAAGTGACTAAATTCGATTTACTAGTAGAGTCATGTTAATTAAAAGTTTCAACCCATGATAAATAATCAAATGAAACTGTTTTAATTTACTTCGAATTATCTTAATATTTTACTAATAAATCGAATGTACTCAATTTGATTGATATAGAATAGTTTCAATCAAATTTAATAGCTTCGACTTACATAAAATAGAATGAAACATCTATATAATCTTATTTGTAATATTAGATTCAAGTAATATTAGATTTTATTTCATTTCTTGAATTATCCTAAAAAACACTAGGTGAATAatataagttatttttgtaaccatgtctaattaaatcttttttccctttttttatgcgtctcttctttttttttttcttcaactgGGTTTTTTTCATAATAATAAACTATCGGACCAATTTCATTAAACTTATTACCAAAATGAATAAGTCATGTAGTATCACCAAAAATATAATGATAATgtgaattctatttttttttaaatgatatctCGTGTATACAGATTGTGTTATGAtacattatttaaatttaaaaatctttgTCAAATAACTCATTATTCTTAtttgatatatattttatattctcagttatattattattaatgttgGGAATTTAATTCAATTCGTGAACttgaactaattaataaatttttggtaaattgaatttgagcttaaatATATGTGATTGTTAATAAATATCGAGCTCAATTTTTGTGAGTTAAACTTTAGCTTAATTTGATTTGGCTTAATTTGGTTCATTGTCAATTATCATAATAGTATATGATTCATTGATTGGTGTCACTTACAACAAATAAAATCTAAAttcttctaaaaattattttgattattgacacaaataatagtaaaaaaaaatcttttattaatttaattactcACTCCTGATTTGAGAAAAGGGAGCATGATCCCAAACAGAGCTCCATCACAGTGAATATAGAATCGATCACGACTAAAACCAGTTTCGTGAAGTGTTTTTATTACAAGATCAATATCATCAACAGCTCCTTTCATTGTTGTCCCTGCAATACTttgtatatattaattaattatggaTATCTAGTAAGTAGCgtagaaaagaagaggaaaaaaaagaaagaataccTATATTAAGATTGATAATGGCGGGTTTGTGTTTGTTAGCAAGTAGCAAAGCCTTGAGATGATGGCAATCAATCTGACCGGAGATCAAACTTGAAACCTTGATACATTGCATTCTGTACATTCTCGCTATCTTAAATACAGAATAATGGGAATCTTGTGAGGCATATAGAATCCCATCCGGAAATTGTTCTCTCCtataataatcaataataataataatgtttagtGTGTTAATTAATAAGTAGTAATAATAATTAAAGAGAGAAGGATGGAGAGAGACCCAAGTAAGAGGCCGTGGAGATTGCCTTCAGTACCACCAGTGGTGACATATCCCCAATATTCATTCTTCTCTATGTCCCACAAATTAGCGAACCAATCAAGCACACTCACCTCGAAACTTGTTGAATTCAGAGTGAAGCTGCTTCCATGAAACGGATCCCCTGCATTGTTAAGATGAAGATGAAGCAACGGAGCCAGAGCCTCGTAGTTGAATTCCTCATTCGTCGGGTACCCTGATACATAGATAAACCATGTCGAtgcatgcaatgcaatgcaatttGCAACTAACGAACCATTAATCAATTACATACCTAGAAAGCGTTGCCTGTGGGGTTGTAGTGAGGCCAAGTAGTGGGTAATTACTTGACCTAAATGAGCTTGTGTGTGGCTGTCGCCATTGATAACAAGCTTCATTATTTGTCGTCCGTTGCCGGCGTTACTGATTGGCGACAACTCCGACGAGGCTGCATGAATAATGGAAGTCACAAGTGGTGTGTCATTGGGCCTTGAATTCTCCATCTCTAATTTCTCTACCTACACGTATACGTGATCGAGCTCGCTTGACCATATTTAAAAATCATGCATTTATGTATATATAGGGAGAAATGGTAGTAGATATACTTCCAAATCAAAAAATTAACATAACTAACTACTTATAACTAAATTATTGGTGCAACGTGGATATAGGCCACATAAATTTAAGTACGAGTAGTTATAATACTCTTTTAGATGTGTCGGTTCCTTTTAAGTTATAACTTCAACGGTTTAAATGTGCAACTTTTTAAATGCCGCTAAGTTACTATTGGTGATAACGCACGTGGTTATTTTGATatgaaattattaatttaaaattatttattatatttgactaaattatttaaCAGTTTATAGCTATTAATTTTATATGAAAACAATATGAATATTCATCTttgttatataataaataatgagtagtgctagggagccaatggcctaagcgtacaatgtgtacaatggactaaatctttggtttatgaataaaatgaacatcacctatactatccagaataaccatccggataccagggataataaacatctcatgttataaaaagctaattttggATTCACCAAGTTTACCTTCCGAATCTggaactctaataccatgtcctgaaaccactcatcccaaaaatatAACCTAATAGGataatgtaacactaataatcatatctctaatactttctaaaccttcattgtacacattgtacgcttaggtcattggctccctataTTTTCTCATAAATAATTATTTGTAAGTGTTTAATTATCATTTaaatcactttttatttttttaatcaaccACCTTTGTCGATCAGATACACCCTATCCAAGTCATCTATCTATCCATATCTATGAAACtagaattaatatatatatttcctCAAAGTTGAAATATCAAGAATATACACCATCATAAAAGATAAATagtcaaatttatttttaaaagattacTCATCTTCTAATTAAATTAGTCttcaaacaattttttttataaaattcgtcttttaaatattttaaattaatcatattagtctttttatcattttttttattgacggaattaaaatttattaatgtggcacacacaaaaaaaaaatattgagtaCCGTCAGATTTTCGACGGTAAAAACCTCGCCAATAATTATTTACCGACAAATTTTTTCATTCACCACTAATTATCGACGAATTTAGCAGAAAATATTAACTTTTAATTGACAAAATTTTAGAATTTGTTACCGTTGTTACCGTNNNNNNNNNNNNNNNNNNNNNNNNNNNNNNNNNNNNNNNNNNNNNNNNNNNNNNNNNNNNNNNNNNNNNNNNNNNNNNNNNNNNNNNNNNNNNNNNNNNNNNNNNNNNNNNNNNNNNNNNNNNNNNNNNNNNNNNNNNNNNNNNNNNNNNNNNNNNNNNNNNNNNNNNNNNNNNNNNNNNNNNNNNNNNNNNNNNNNNNNNNNNNNNNNNNNNNNNNNNNNNNNNNNNNNNNNNNNNNNNNNNNNNNNNNNNNNNNNNNNNNNNNNNNNNNNNNNNNNNNNNNNNNNNNNNNNNNNNNNNNNNNNNNNNNNNNNNNNNNNNNNNNNNNNNNNNNNNNNNNNNNNNNNNNNNNNNNNNNNNNNNNNNNNNNNNNNNNNNNNNNNNNNNNNNNNNNNNNNNNNNNNNNNNNNNNNNNNNNNNNNNNNNNNNNNNNNNNNNNNNNNNNNNNNNNNNNNNNNNNNNNNNNNNNNNNNNNNNNNNNNNNNNNNNNNNNNNNNNNNNNNNNNNNNNNNNNNNNNNNNNNNNNNNNNNNNNNNNNNNNNNNNNNNNNNNNNNNNNNNNNNNNNNNNNNNNNNNNNNNNNNNNNNNNNNNNNNNNNNNNNNNNNNNNNNNNNNNNNNNNNNNNNNNNNNNNNNNNNNNNNNNNNNNNNNNNNNNattattttataatttaaaatttaggatttaaaatataaaatttaaaatttagaatcactacaagaaaaatattgagTACCATTAGATTTACCATCAGAATTATCGTCAGAATAAATCTGACGGTATAAATCTCGTTGGTAATTGTTTACGGATAGATTTTTTTGTCTGCCCGCTAATTACTGCTAGATTTAGCAGTGGATATTAACTCTTAATTTGGCGAAATTTTGGAGCTTGTTACCGTCAAATTTATTCTCGGATAAATCCGACAataatcttaaattttatttttttaa from Arachis ipaensis cultivar K30076 chromosome B09, Araip1.1, whole genome shotgun sequence includes these protein-coding regions:
- the LOC107616806 gene encoding serine decarboxylase 1 — encoded protein: MENSRPNDTPLVTSIIHAASSELSPISNAGNGRQIMKLVINGDSHTQAHLGQVITHYLASLQPHRQRFLGYPTNEEFNYEALAPLLHLHLNNAGDPFHGSSFTLNSTSFEVSVLDWFANLWDIEKNEYWGYVTTGGTEGNLHGLLLGREQFPDGILYASQDSHYSVFKIARMYRMQCIKVSSLISGQIDCHHLKALLLANKHKPAIINLNIGTTMKGAVDDIDLVIKTLHETGFSRDRFYIHCDGALFGIMLPFLKSGGPKITFKKPIGSITISGHKFLGCPIPCGVVIARLNYINALSRDIGYIASRDATITGSRSGHAPIFLWYNLQKKGIMGIKNEVENCIRNARYLKDQLGDAGIGAMLNEFSNTVVFEKPLDDEFVSRWSLACNGNIAHVVVMQHVTIQMLDSFVAELVHNRSIWFQQDGIRKSLCIADDVGAVNCSCALHKANMDIQSNNYALQQIKQNV
- the LOC107616291 gene encoding uncharacterized protein LOC107616291, with amino-acid sequence MEVTGPCDGNKSGASKILYKDSLLTVAGSIIEDEYVDMEEVNEDILDPENRWYQDTNKDTHEEEPFNPCPTIPISKEEFDEWCKPWRSALYVKLLGKRIGLGFMEQRLKRDWGKKGSINVIDMDRDYFFVHFVDAEDYSHALMEGPWMIAGHYLIVQRWRPFFLESEKAVRKIAAWIRIPNLPIELYNHKFLWRVGSTIGHMLKTDRSTSIHSRGRFARICVEIDLAKKLVLRISVLGSELYIEYERLHQICFSCGKYGHRSDLCTDEPVEKTAGQKAGAEGNTMAFEDPPSVETENQNGKNQDSSGGNQGNQIFPDFGPWMLVKRNFRRKKGMNNQGNIGGMIGQDLPNNQEREYDEDMPTNANGSRFITLNEEGMNSSANNSMQRP